A single region of the Wenzhouxiangella sp. XN24 genome encodes:
- a CDS encoding glutathione S-transferase N-terminal domain-containing protein — MIDLYTAPTPNGRKVSIALEEMGVPYTVHAVDLAAGEQKTPAFLAINPNGRIPAIVDREAGDFPVFESGAILLWLAEKSGRFLPSEAQPRSVVMQWLFFQVGGVGPMQGQANVFYRYAEEKIPFAIERYQREVRRLFEVYDRHLAEHEFLGGEYSIADMATWPWIVTHDWSGVSVDGLAHLQRWLDVIGARPAVQRGMDVPKPWNPRPDVGKFVGAARKMLV, encoded by the coding sequence ATGATCGATCTTTACACGGCCCCCACGCCGAACGGCCGCAAAGTGTCCATCGCCCTGGAGGAGATGGGGGTCCCGTACACCGTCCACGCGGTCGATCTCGCGGCCGGGGAGCAGAAAACCCCGGCGTTTCTCGCCATCAACCCGAACGGGCGTATCCCGGCGATCGTCGATCGGGAGGCCGGCGACTTTCCGGTGTTCGAGTCCGGCGCGATCCTCCTCTGGCTGGCGGAGAAATCCGGCCGGTTCCTGCCGTCGGAGGCGCAGCCGCGCTCCGTGGTGATGCAATGGCTGTTCTTCCAGGTGGGGGGCGTCGGCCCCATGCAGGGCCAGGCCAACGTGTTCTACCGCTACGCGGAGGAGAAAATCCCGTTCGCCATCGAGCGCTACCAGCGCGAAGTGCGCCGCCTTTTCGAGGTCTACGACCGGCACCTCGCGGAGCACGAGTTCCTCGGCGGCGAGTATTCGATCGCCGACATGGCGACCTGGCCGTGGATCGTCACCCACGACTGGTCCGGGGTCTCCGTGGACGGCCTCGCCCACCTGCAGCGCTGGCTGGACGTCATCGGCGCGCGCCCGGCCGTGCAGCGCGGCATGGACGTGCCGAAACCGTGGAATCCCCGTCCCGATGTCGGCAAGTTCGTCGGCGCCGCGCGCAAGATGCTGGTCTGA
- a CDS encoding YajQ family cyclic di-GMP-binding protein, protein MPSFDVVSELDGHEVANAVDQANREVDTRFDFKGTGAKFEVADFVVSLEAEADFQLKQMVDILTQKLSKRGIDVACMKIEEPEIALNKARQKVILRHGIDSDSARKLVKRIKDAKLKVQAQIQGDQVRVTGKKRDDLQEVIALLKGAELELPLQFTNFRD, encoded by the coding sequence ATGCCTTCTTTCGACGTCGTATCCGAACTCGACGGCCACGAAGTGGCCAATGCAGTGGACCAGGCCAACCGCGAAGTCGATACCCGTTTCGATTTCAAGGGCACCGGCGCGAAATTCGAAGTCGCGGATTTCGTCGTCAGCCTCGAGGCGGAGGCCGATTTCCAGCTCAAGCAGATGGTGGACATCCTCACCCAGAAACTGTCCAAGCGCGGCATCGACGTGGCCTGCATGAAAATCGAGGAGCCCGAGATCGCCCTGAACAAGGCACGCCAGAAAGTCATTCTCCGGCATGGCATCGACTCGGACAGCGCGCGCAAGCTCGTCAAGCGCATCAAGGATGCGAAGCTCAAGGTGCAGGCGCAGATCCAGGGCGACCAGGTCCGCGTCACCGGCAAGAAACGCGACGACCTGCAGGAAGTCATCGCGCTCCTGAAAGGCGCCGAACTCGAGCTGCCGCTGCAATTCACCAATTTCCGCGACTGA
- a CDS encoding pilin assembly protein, which yields MKIRDLLKHWEGTRRPSLTAETYAIHLPVEDAARIHALAEMFPAVPEEDILRDILAAALAELEAAMPYERGGRIVSEDDHGDPVYEDAGPTPRFLELTRKYKERLGQPG from the coding sequence GTGAAAATCAGGGACCTGCTGAAACACTGGGAAGGCACTCGCCGGCCGTCGCTGACCGCCGAAACCTACGCGATACACCTGCCGGTCGAGGACGCCGCGCGCATCCACGCGCTGGCCGAAATGTTCCCCGCCGTGCCGGAGGAAGACATTCTCCGCGACATCCTCGCGGCGGCCCTCGCGGAGCTCGAAGCGGCGATGCCCTACGAGCGCGGCGGCCGGATTGTCAGCGAGGACGATCACGGCGACCCCGTTTACGAAGATGCCGGCCCGACGCCGCGCTTTCTGGAACTCACCCGAAAATACAAGGAGCGCCTCGGCCAGCCCGGCTGA